In the Candidatus Electrothrix sp. GW3-4 genome, one interval contains:
- a CDS encoding EAL domain-containing protein has product MIKLIKENSLFVCIVTFFCIFIALKMVDEYRNLSLLEKKIYREDSKVLRNFIEAYRSVYQQAFVENHIALDEGNMHLLPVMAISRISEEFKRVTGDRVTVNAVTDRPRNLKNKADDVEQEAIQFFRENGTEREYFEQVSSGEDQFYFYASPFYIKKMCLQCHGSRDEVLPGVAQKYSTALDYKEGELRGVISIKMKKANIRNELISLFFIKTTLVTLAGSILFLIVIFFLIRKLKLQDAQYTHELEKTVQNQTSELQEQVNLLREYSKVLDASLIVSKGDLEGNITYVNDKMCQVFGYEPSELIGRPHSFLQHSDMDDYVFLDLWKNIQAKRIWQGLLKNRKKDGSHCWAQTTVCPILDNTGQIVEYIAARADVTELVENRQEMQALLTTDNLTGLPNRYQMLMDLSKQELTTVILFDIHAFADINDYFGIETGDSILVEVVHRLQQECTDKPCKLYKLPGDQTALLVNEKWPLPEVEATVEQLNDSITRRPFYVNDSEIAVHVTCGIAWNVEKNGLLEADIALKQAKKNRQEYVVNKESGSIMLELEKNHSIAVDIRNALHEGRVVTFFQPIIRAETGEIDKYECLVRIIEEDGTVIPPCQFLDAAKKARIYTKITMAVIDRACSAFADSAMDFSVNLSTQDILDLAVVKHLKRKLGKSSIAQRIILEIVETEGFENYDEVAQFIKEMKGMGCKIAIDDFGSGHSNYERLMKLQVDYLKIDGSILKKLTSDEISQTIVETIVAVAKKLGIQTVAEFVYDKETAELATSLGVDFLQGYYFSEPLQELKGG; this is encoded by the coding sequence ATGATAAAGCTGATAAAAGAAAATAGCCTGTTTGTATGTATTGTTACATTTTTCTGTATTTTTATCGCGCTGAAAATGGTTGACGAGTATAGGAACCTTTCCCTGTTGGAGAAAAAGATTTATCGCGAAGACTCTAAGGTTCTGAGAAATTTTATTGAGGCGTACCGTTCCGTTTATCAGCAGGCCTTTGTTGAAAATCATATTGCACTGGATGAAGGCAATATGCATCTTCTTCCAGTTATGGCTATTTCAAGGATTTCAGAAGAGTTTAAGAGGGTTACAGGGGATAGGGTCACAGTTAATGCTGTCACTGATAGACCGAGAAATCTGAAGAATAAGGCAGACGATGTTGAGCAGGAGGCCATACAGTTTTTTCGAGAAAATGGCACAGAGCGGGAATACTTTGAACAGGTGTCCTCTGGGGAAGACCAGTTTTATTTTTATGCTTCGCCATTTTATATAAAAAAGATGTGCCTGCAATGTCATGGCTCCAGAGATGAGGTGCTCCCAGGCGTTGCGCAGAAGTACTCCACAGCCCTTGATTACAAGGAAGGCGAATTACGTGGAGTCATTAGTATTAAGATGAAAAAGGCCAATATCAGGAATGAGTTGATAAGTCTCTTTTTTATCAAAACGACCCTTGTCACCCTTGCCGGAAGCATTCTTTTTCTGATAGTTATCTTTTTTTTGATCCGCAAGTTGAAACTACAGGATGCTCAATACACACATGAATTGGAAAAAACCGTGCAGAATCAAACGAGTGAGCTCCAGGAACAGGTCAATCTGCTGCGGGAATATTCAAAGGTCCTTGATGCAAGTCTTATTGTTTCCAAAGGAGACCTGGAAGGCAATATTACCTATGTGAATGATAAGATGTGCCAAGTCTTCGGCTATGAGCCGAGTGAGCTTATTGGCAGACCGCATTCGTTTTTGCAGCATTCTGATATGGATGATTACGTCTTCCTTGATTTGTGGAAAAATATTCAGGCCAAGAGAATTTGGCAGGGGCTGCTGAAAAATCGGAAGAAAGACGGAAGCCATTGTTGGGCACAGACGACCGTTTGCCCGATTTTGGATAATACGGGACAAATTGTAGAGTACATCGCTGCCAGAGCCGATGTTACAGAACTTGTTGAGAATCGACAAGAGATGCAAGCCCTGTTGACAACAGATAATCTGACAGGCCTGCCCAATCGTTACCAAATGCTGATGGATCTCAGTAAACAGGAGCTGACAACCGTTATCCTCTTTGATATCCACGCATTTGCTGATATTAATGATTATTTTGGGATAGAAACCGGTGACAGTATTCTTGTTGAGGTTGTTCATCGTTTGCAACAGGAATGCACAGACAAACCATGTAAACTGTATAAGCTGCCGGGCGATCAGACGGCCTTACTGGTAAATGAAAAATGGCCGTTGCCTGAAGTTGAGGCGACTGTGGAACAGCTCAATGATTCCATTACGCGGAGACCTTTTTATGTCAATGATAGCGAGATAGCTGTTCATGTGACCTGCGGTATTGCCTGGAACGTGGAAAAGAACGGTCTTCTTGAGGCTGATATCGCCTTAAAACAGGCCAAGAAGAATCGCCAGGAGTATGTTGTCAATAAAGAGAGTGGCAGCATCATGCTGGAGTTGGAGAAGAATCACTCTATCGCTGTAGATATTCGAAATGCCCTGCATGAGGGAAGGGTTGTCACCTTTTTTCAGCCTATTATCCGGGCAGAAACAGGAGAAATTGATAAGTATGAGTGCTTGGTTCGGATTATTGAAGAAGACGGAACCGTTATTCCTCCTTGTCAATTTCTTGATGCCGCCAAAAAAGCACGTATATATACAAAAATAACAATGGCAGTCATTGATAGAGCCTGCTCCGCCTTTGCAGATTCTGCTATGGATTTTTCAGTGAATTTATCCACTCAGGATATCCTTGACTTGGCTGTAGTCAAACACCTGAAGAGAAAGCTGGGAAAATCATCTATTGCCCAAAGGATTATTCTCGAGATTGTTGAAACAGAAGGTTTTGAGAATTACGATGAGGTCGCTCAATTTATTAAAGAAATGAAAGGGATGGGCTGTAAAATAGCTATTGATGATTTTGGAAGCGGGCATTCAAACTATGAGCGCCTCATGAAGCTTCAGGTGGATTATTTGAAGATAGACGGGTCGATTCTCAAGAAGTTGACCTCTGATGAGATCTCTCAAACTATCGTAGAAACCATTGTCGCGGTGGCCAAAAAACTTGGGATCCAAACCGTTGCTGAATTTGTTTACGATAAGGAAACGGCTGAGTTAGCTACCTCTTTGGGAGTGGATTTTTTGCAGGGCTATTATTTTTCCGAGCCCTTACAGGAGCTCAAAGGGGGATGA
- a CDS encoding AMP-binding protein: MNKLISFVFALMLRVRYRITVNGLKELKIRTEDNRPLLFLPNHQALIDPVIVMSLLYNPFAPKPLVDEKQADHPLAKSFMDMVNAIFIPDLNVSSQDTKEQVFAGIEEIVASLKRGENVLMYPAGRISRGHLEVIGANSGAVSVVHAVPEARIVLIRIRGLWGSRFSRACGLPTLFGDVGKLLGRVLVNGLLFMPRRPVHIELVEPDDFPRSRDRREINHYLEEFYNVGPDRNTEIPQYWWQGYKPIYHDEARPEFINRDTDRISESIQSLVLAQLTELAGVEEIEEGDHLATDLGMDSLVLAEFGSWLHQEFGVATENLEVLQTVSDCILAAGGIMPVLPGVPLKPVSAKWFEQIEERTLILPQGATIAELFLDQARQNLDQVILSDQISGDKTWRQLIMAVYALLPEIRKMPEKRVGIMMPASVGAVVSWLAVMFSGKEPVMVNWTSGTANMRYSLRSVGAERVITAKALTGRLQQRGVALDQVGVSWVYLEELAAGMSVGRKITVLLKSRLSWKELREAEIAENAAVLFTSGSEAQPKAVPLTHANFLANAHDFTQVLSLSSNDRLLGILPVFHSLGLAGTVILPLCTGLRTVYWPNPTEGAQLARMIGAYGATTLVTTPTFLHGILRAWKPDLLHSLRLIFSGAEKCPDHVFAALEKQCPQAVLCEGYGVTECSPVVTVNSPEAPQAGSVGRILDSMEYVLLDLETREPVPTGKNGRLLLRGPNVFSGYLGDAPSPFVDFDGKSWYDSGDLMFEQGGVLVFAGRLKRFVKMGGEMISLPAIEQVLEAHYSTEEGPVLAVAATADEHHPELILLTVLETDREEANQAVRDAGLSPLHNIRLVRRVEEIPLLGTGKTDYTMINKIIAEL; this comes from the coding sequence ATGAATAAGCTGATCAGTTTCGTCTTTGCACTCATGCTCCGTGTTCGCTATCGTATCACGGTGAATGGGCTCAAAGAGCTGAAAATCCGCACTGAAGATAACCGTCCTCTTCTGTTCCTCCCCAATCATCAGGCCTTGATTGATCCGGTCATTGTCATGAGTCTGCTCTATAATCCCTTTGCTCCAAAGCCGCTGGTTGACGAGAAGCAAGCCGACCATCCTCTGGCTAAATCCTTCATGGATATGGTGAACGCCATCTTTATCCCGGACTTGAATGTCAGTAGCCAAGATACCAAAGAACAGGTCTTTGCCGGGATTGAGGAAATTGTGGCAAGTTTGAAGCGCGGGGAGAATGTGCTCATGTATCCTGCCGGGCGCATATCGCGAGGCCATTTGGAGGTCATCGGTGCCAATAGCGGGGCCGTTTCTGTTGTACATGCCGTTCCAGAAGCCCGAATCGTTCTCATACGCATTCGTGGGCTGTGGGGGAGCCGGTTTAGCAGGGCCTGTGGTCTTCCTACCTTATTTGGAGATGTGGGGAAACTGCTTGGCAGGGTGCTCGTTAATGGTCTCCTGTTTATGCCACGGAGACCTGTACATATAGAGCTCGTTGAGCCGGATGATTTTCCGAGGAGCAGGGACAGGAGAGAGATAAATCACTACCTTGAGGAGTTTTATAATGTCGGGCCGGACAGGAATACAGAAATTCCTCAATACTGGTGGCAGGGCTATAAACCAATTTATCATGATGAGGCGCGACCGGAATTTATCAATCGAGATACCGACAGAATTTCAGAGAGTATTCAAAGTTTGGTGCTGGCCCAGCTGACTGAACTTGCCGGGGTGGAGGAAATTGAGGAAGGCGATCATCTGGCCACGGACCTTGGTATGGACAGCCTGGTCCTGGCTGAGTTCGGTTCCTGGCTGCATCAGGAGTTCGGTGTGGCCACGGAAAATCTGGAAGTGCTCCAGACGGTTTCTGACTGTATCCTGGCCGCAGGGGGGATCATGCCGGTTTTGCCCGGCGTGCCGCTCAAACCGGTTTCCGCCAAGTGGTTTGAACAGATTGAGGAGCGAACACTGATTCTTCCCCAGGGAGCAACCATTGCTGAACTCTTTCTTGATCAGGCCCGGCAAAATCTGGATCAGGTTATCCTTTCCGACCAGATCAGCGGCGATAAAACCTGGCGGCAGCTGATTATGGCTGTCTATGCCCTGTTGCCTGAGATCCGAAAAATGCCCGAAAAGAGGGTCGGCATCATGATGCCAGCTTCGGTCGGTGCGGTTGTCAGCTGGTTGGCTGTGATGTTCAGCGGTAAAGAGCCGGTGATGGTTAACTGGACCAGCGGCACGGCCAATATGCGCTACTCCCTGCGAAGTGTCGGTGCGGAGAGGGTGATCACGGCCAAGGCCTTGACCGGAAGATTACAGCAGCGCGGGGTTGCGTTGGATCAGGTCGGCGTATCCTGGGTGTATCTGGAAGAACTCGCTGCCGGGATGAGTGTGGGCCGTAAAATCACGGTCCTGCTGAAAAGCAGGCTGTCATGGAAGGAATTGCGAGAGGCAGAGATTGCCGAAAACGCAGCTGTCCTCTTTACCTCCGGTTCAGAAGCCCAACCGAAAGCCGTCCCTCTGACGCACGCCAATTTCTTGGCGAATGCCCACGATTTTACGCAAGTATTATCTTTGTCCTCCAATGATCGTCTGTTGGGTATTCTACCGGTATTTCACTCTCTCGGTCTGGCTGGTACTGTTATCCTTCCCCTTTGTACCGGTCTGCGCACCGTGTACTGGCCCAATCCAACTGAGGGGGCCCAGCTTGCCCGCATGATAGGGGCTTACGGGGCAACCACCTTGGTTACCACCCCTACTTTTCTGCACGGAATCCTTCGGGCATGGAAGCCGGATCTGCTCCATTCGTTACGTCTGATTTTCTCTGGAGCTGAAAAATGCCCGGATCATGTCTTTGCTGCCCTGGAAAAGCAATGTCCGCAAGCGGTGCTTTGTGAGGGCTACGGTGTGACTGAATGCTCCCCTGTGGTTACAGTGAATTCTCCTGAGGCCCCGCAGGCCGGTAGCGTCGGAAGGATATTGGACTCCATGGAGTATGTCCTCTTGGACCTGGAGACCAGGGAACCAGTGCCTACCGGAAAAAACGGTCGCCTGCTGCTTCGTGGCCCTAATGTTTTTTCCGGCTATCTCGGTGATGCACCCTCACCCTTTGTCGACTTTGACGGGAAATCTTGGTATGATAGCGGAGATCTGATGTTTGAGCAGGGTGGGGTGCTTGTCTTTGCAGGGCGCCTGAAACGTTTTGTTAAGATGGGGGGCGAGATGATCTCGCTGCCTGCGATTGAACAGGTTTTAGAGGCCCATTATTCAACAGAAGAAGGACCGGTTTTGGCCGTTGCAGCCACTGCTGATGAACATCATCCCGAGTTGATTTTGCTCACAGTCTTGGAAACGGATAGGGAAGAGGCGAATCAGGCGGTCCGGGATGCAGGTCTGTCGCCTCTGCATAATATTCGACTTGTCCGCCGGGTTGAGGAAATACCGCTTCTAGGAACCGGGAAGACGGATTACACGATGATTAATAAGATTATTGCAGAGCTATGA
- a CDS encoding PilZ domain-containing protein encodes MAKERQEEKRRYTRIIFNEWNRVQALLFLSEQQDSAQEIPASVLNMSEGGMQVSIERKRFQEMRQGDTILLSHIRGGQGLEALRRLPMQIVWIMDNEYLEHVLLGMAFAVLSETQREILRSFVENRLSLAVETGKGEWMISS; translated from the coding sequence ATGGCAAAGGAAAGACAGGAAGAAAAACGGCGTTATACAAGAATTATTTTTAATGAGTGGAATAGAGTTCAAGCTCTTCTTTTTTTATCCGAGCAACAGGATTCGGCACAGGAAATTCCTGCTTCTGTCCTGAACATGAGTGAAGGAGGTATGCAGGTTTCTATTGAACGGAAACGGTTTCAGGAGATGCGACAGGGCGACACTATTTTATTGTCTCATATAAGAGGGGGGCAAGGCCTTGAGGCTTTGAGAAGGCTTCCCATGCAGATTGTCTGGATTATGGATAATGAGTACCTGGAGCATGTTTTATTGGGGATGGCCTTTGCTGTCCTCTCTGAGACACAACGCGAAATCCTGCGTTCCTTTGTAGAAAATCGTCTTTCCTTGGCTGTGGAGACGGGAAAGGGTGAATGGATGATCAGCTCCTAA
- the sbcB gene encoding exodeoxyribonuclease I encodes MSNITLLWHDYETWGLDPRRDRPAQFAALRTDAELEELGDPIMLYCRPADDFLPHPEAVMLTGISPQEAAVAGLNEASFFGKINTAFSQPGTCGVGYNSIRFDDEVTRFGFYRNFIDPYAREWQNGNSRWDIIDLVRLAYALRPEDINWPKKEDGKVSFRLEDLTAANGIEHHGAHDALSDVRATIALARLIKELKPRLYAYFFKLRSKHEAASMLDLGEHGVVLHVSGMYPTEKGCIAPVVPLLQHPRNKNEVIVYDLRRDPQNLLHMTVDEMEENLYTPNEDLPEGVERIALKGVHLNKSPALAPLNTLSPEMAEQWQIDWQEAEQHRQLLVADPTLRTRLVELYLRGPESGIPDVDIALYTGFISNNDRRLCDALLRKSPEQLAEWEPVFEDGRLPPLYFRYRARNWPETLSGKEADQWQQFCESRLLAGAFGNELTLHKYQQILEEMLQLGIPEKRQKLFRQLVEWVQ; translated from the coding sequence ATGTCTAATATAACCTTGTTATGGCATGATTATGAGACCTGGGGGCTGGATCCCCGCAGGGACAGGCCTGCCCAGTTTGCGGCTCTTCGGACAGATGCTGAGTTGGAAGAGCTGGGCGATCCTATCATGCTGTACTGTCGCCCAGCTGACGATTTTCTCCCTCATCCTGAGGCGGTTATGCTCACCGGTATCTCACCGCAGGAAGCAGCAGTAGCCGGTCTGAACGAAGCGAGTTTTTTCGGCAAAATCAATACTGCTTTTTCTCAACCTGGGACCTGTGGGGTGGGCTATAACTCCATTCGTTTTGACGACGAAGTCACTCGCTTTGGTTTTTATCGTAATTTTATCGATCCCTATGCCCGTGAATGGCAGAACGGCAATAGTCGCTGGGATATTATCGATCTGGTACGATTGGCCTATGCTCTGCGGCCCGAGGATATCAACTGGCCCAAAAAGGAAGACGGGAAGGTTAGTTTCAGACTGGAAGACCTGACCGCAGCAAACGGGATAGAGCATCATGGTGCCCATGATGCTCTATCCGATGTTCGGGCCACCATTGCCTTGGCCCGGCTCATTAAGGAACTCAAACCCCGCCTCTATGCATATTTTTTCAAGTTACGCAGTAAGCATGAGGCCGCCTCTATGCTGGACCTGGGAGAACACGGCGTTGTCTTGCATGTCAGCGGTATGTATCCTACCGAAAAGGGATGCATTGCCCCGGTTGTCCCTCTCCTACAACATCCGCGCAATAAAAACGAGGTGATCGTCTATGATTTGCGCCGAGATCCGCAAAATCTATTGCATATGACGGTGGATGAGATGGAGGAGAACCTGTACACCCCTAACGAAGATCTTCCTGAGGGTGTGGAAAGGATTGCCCTCAAAGGGGTACACCTAAACAAGTCTCCTGCTCTGGCACCGCTTAATACCCTGAGTCCAGAGATGGCAGAGCAATGGCAGATTGACTGGCAAGAGGCAGAACAACACCGTCAGCTATTGGTCGCGGACCCCACCCTAAGGACGCGTCTTGTCGAGTTGTATCTGCGAGGCCCGGAGAGCGGCATACCTGATGTTGATATTGCCTTGTACACAGGTTTTATTTCTAATAATGATCGCAGGCTTTGTGACGCGCTGTTGCGGAAGTCACCAGAACAGCTCGCGGAGTGGGAGCCTGTTTTTGAGGATGGACGTTTGCCTCCTCTGTATTTCCGTTACCGGGCGAGAAACTGGCCGGAAACACTCAGTGGTAAGGAGGCTGATCAGTGGCAGCAGTTCTGTGAGTCCCGTCTCCTTGCAGGTGCATTCGGTAATGAACTCACGCTGCATAAGTACCAGCAAATTTTAGAAGAGATGCTGCAACTGGGGATACCGGAGAAGAGGCAGAAGTTGTTTCGGCAGCTGGTGGAGTGGGTACAGTGA